Within Citrus sinensis cultivar Valencia sweet orange chromosome 1, DVS_A1.0, whole genome shotgun sequence, the genomic segment TTTTTGTGTCCACGTGAACTTTCCTGCTGCTATAAACATCTTACAATCATTTGCTGAAACCATCTGCTTGTTGAAAACTTGCAGGCATTCTAATCTGATCCAGCGTATCATTCCAGAGATCCACAATTACTTTGCAAAAGCTCTCACCAAACCTAACCCACATAATTCGCGGCTGTAGATGGCCAGTCATTGATTCTTGATCGCTAACTAGTTATGATGTACAGAAAATAGTAGATCTTTTCACTGATATCAAGTCAAGTGAAGCTCCTAATTGGTTGATTGTAGTGTGGCTCATAATCATTTCCTGATGCCAGAGTTATGTTGGTTGTAGACTGTAAGTTGCTTCTTCAAGTTAATTGTTGTAGGTACTGCTTGAAATATAACCTTCACAAAACATTATTGATTTTCATGGATTGTGATGGTTGTATGTCTCGAAATGTATTTTATGACTATTCACTGAAATTGAATTCGTTGAGATGTATCTTTTGCTTGTGCAATAGTAGGCTTCTTTGATAACTAACCATTTTGTTCGGTAACAGAGAATAAACTTTTGACAATATTAAAACTGCCTCTAATCCACTCCAATTATATAATACACTCCTAATGGATAGCTTAGTCGGTGGTTTTGTATGGTGAAAACAAGAGATGAATAGTTAAATTCTTAAAAGAGATTCATATTTTAGTATAGAGTTCAATTCATGTATGCATATACGATAGGAAATTCGTTTAATTAATACATGTAACCTATTATTGGGGTAGAGCCTGTCATGCACGAAAGCCGATCTTTGCAGACCTAGTCctcaaacaaaatcaattcttgataattaaaaatagttcTTTAATCTTCACGCTGGTAAAACCAATCAAGCTTTTTTCGATGTCACATTTGCGTCTAGCGACACGACTTACAACttattctaataaataaatcacaaacaaaattattgaGCTGCTGTCTTCGGATTAATTAATTCGAACAACCCTTTTACTTGTCTGACGACCCTGTATGTAATCTCATCTCACCACTTGACATTCGGCTCCCTCCCTTATCAATCTTCAATGGCATCCACAACCACAAACAAAGAAGTAGAGAAAGAGCTTCTCCCATTAGTCAGAGTCTACAAAGATGGTTCGGTAGAGCGTCTTTTAGGCTCACCTTATGTCCCTCCATCATCACCTGATGCTGATCCGACGACTGGAGTCTCATCAAAAGACATAACCAATATCTCCCAAAACCCCGCCATATCATTATCAGCCCGCCTCTACCTCCCAAAACTCACTGATCATCATCAAAAACTCCCAATCTTTGTCTACTTTCACGGCGGTGGCTTTTGCATCGAATCCGCCTTCTCATTTCTTAACCACAGATACCTCAACATCTTAGTCTCTGAAGCTCGAGTACTCGCAGTCTCTGTAGAATACAGGCTAGCCCCAGAGCACCCTCTTCCTGCAGCATATGAAGACTGCTGGGCTGCTCTTCAATGGGTTGCAACTCATCGTAACAAAATCGATGATCATGAAAACTACTCCAGTAACAACAAAGAGGCCTGGTTATTGAACCACGGCGATTTTGAGAGAGTCTTTATTGGCGGTGACAGCGCAGGAGGCAATATAGTTCACAATATAGCTATGCGAGCGGGTGAAGGTGATCATGATAATCACGAGTCTTCATTGAAGGAGAGTACTGGTGTTAAGATCTTGGGAGCATTTCTTGGGCATCCTTACTTCTGGGGATCAAATCCAATTGGTTCAGAGCCTGTTGGTGATAATCgtgagaataattttttacatttaagtTGGGAATTTGTGTATCCGACAGCGCCTGGAGGTATTGATAATCCAATGGTCAATCCTGTTGGTGAAGGCAAGCCGAATCTGGCTAAGCTTGGTTGTTCAAGGCTTCTGGTTTGTGTTGCTGAGAAGGATCAGCTGAGAGATAGAGGAATTTGGTATTTTAATGCAGTCAAGGAAAGTGGGTTTCAAGGAGAAGCGGAGCTGTTTGAAGTCAAGGGAGAGGATCAcgcttttcatttttttaatccgAAGACTGAGATTGCCAAGATTATGTTCCAAACCTTGTCCAGTTTTCTCAACAACTAATCCAGGGGCTTGGTCCAATAGATGTCAAGTCTCTTGCTTAATTGGTTCCCCAAACCGCCATTAATAGTTATTGTAGTAACACATAATATAGTATTTACTGTCTGTGCCGTGCGGTCAAGTCTCTACTGTCCGCATTGTATAGTATCGTCCCTTGAGATTGTACTAtctattcattaattttctgAAAACGGCttactttttaattcattGCATAAATAATACTGTACAAATGTAATTGCCCAAAGTTTGTGTTGGCTGCTTAGCCGCTATTCATTAAACTCAAAGATCATGTGTACAGCAAAAGAATAGTCTTTAATGTGTGAAATTAACGTCCATCCTCATCGGGTCGATCTGCTTGGTCGTCAACAACTACTTTATGGTGTGTTTGAGTTTGACAGCTTGAACATTTGAAGTAGAGTTGTCGCATGCCCAGAATTCTTTTGGGTTTGAAGATGCTGAAGCCTCGTTCCTTGCTTGAGATATTCCCTTACTTGGGGAGTCGAGCACATATGAGCATGACTTGCTCTGTGATAGTTTATGGTGAAAAGTGGCAAACTAGCAATGACTACACTTGTACTCTGAGCCGGCCAAAGAATTAAGGTGTGTTTGGTATATTGCAGTcagataattataatttaaaaattatagtattaaaatgtttgataaataCTAACTGCtgtaatttgtaataaaaaatttattatatgtttaataattttatgaaaattattatgtaaaatttatatttactatatattattaatttttattttatagttacaattttttttttataataattataatttaaaaattacagcactTCAATCTCAAACGGGATACTAAGAGAACTCAATTCCATAAAAGATGCCTTTAGCCGGCTAGAGCACGCACTACTTGTACTTTTATTAGCGAGTCGATGCGATCAATTGTTGCATATTGATgatagtttttcttttttgtttttttcttcctcttctttttaaaaagaGGAAGGCCTGTGGAAAGcttataattgtttttttattttttaaattcaataataaataatattatttgaaatcatTCAATCATGTTAttagataatatttatttataatattaaccattttttaaatattttaacaattcaatatactaacttttttttttcaattatccGTAAAGATAGgcctatttattttatttatattttatagagGTGGAGTGCGTGGTTACTAGAGACATTTGTAAAGACAAATTTAGGCAATTTTGCCTCCCAGACGGGCAAAACAAGTTAAGTAGAGTGAATAAACGAgcttttttattcatttgcCGTGTCTCTTtagctttttaattattatttttctgaatgttttgaaaatatcagcttttaaatattacaaaaaagaaaaatatcagacttttaatattttttaaaggaaaaaaaaattaggcgAACTGACTTCCCAATAAAGATgagataatataaaataaactaataataggCTCTCAAGCTCTGGTCAAGTGGTCGTTCAATAATGCTCCCGGATTGCGGAATCGCGATACATCTTTGAATGAAAGGTGGAATACAACAAATTCAACTGGGTACCCGCACTTAAAAAAtagaacttttattattattatttttaacactatCTGTTATTACATTTACAATCAAACATATGACTAGAATATTGTGCGCGGAATGCAGAATTAAGCGCACTAaataattacagaaaaataaaagatataattatttaacgtggttcggtaattaaacctacatctatagaggcaagaaagaataattatttatttaacaattaatagagtataaatatttgagtaacgaatctcacttccTAGAAACCCAAATATACTCAGTACTCTTACACTCtgcaggaaagataaattttccggacacacttctctcacttctctcaaaaacttagaaatttataagcttaacaattttgaGATGCTCTCAAGTTTTCGGAATGCAATTTGCTCTCTGAATAAAGCTCTATTTATAGTTGAGCTTCACtgcaaaaaaatcttaaagtAGTTGACAAAAGTCTTGGCAAAAGTCTTGTAATTTGGTgctgattttaaaaaacaaaaataatgcaTGTGgctcacttttctttttcaaccaatttaaaaaaactcaCAAAAAATCTGACGTTTCAACATAGAAATCGATTAAAAGTCGATGAAGCACCTTATTTGagagttcaaaaaaaaaaaatgatgttatcCTCATAGAAAAGAGGGATTTCTGCTCAATGCAAATGAGtgaaggaaatatttatttccgCTCATttatttgagagaaaaaatatattgagtTTTGTGACACCAATAGGTTCATTATTGaatctttcatttatttgttgtatGTATGACACCAATAGGTTCATTATTGaatctttcatttatttatggtATGTACGTCACATCTTCATTGTgtgttattttatgttatctTCATTGTgtgttattttatgtt encodes:
- the LOC102617530 gene encoding 2-hydroxyisoflavanone dehydratase, which gives rise to MASTTTNKEVEKELLPLVRVYKDGSVERLLGSPYVPPSSPDADPTTGVSSKDITNISQNPAISLSARLYLPKLTDHHQKLPIFVYFHGGGFCIESAFSFLNHRYLNILVSEARVLAVSVEYRLAPEHPLPAAYEDCWAALQWVATHRNKIDDHENYSSNNKEAWLLNHGDFERVFIGGDSAGGNIVHNIAMRAGEGDHDNHESSLKESTGVKILGAFLGHPYFWGSNPIGSEPVGDNRENNFLHLSWEFVYPTAPGGIDNPMVNPVGEGKPNLAKLGCSRLLVCVAEKDQLRDRGIWYFNAVKESGFQGEAELFEVKGEDHAFHFFNPKTEIAKIMFQTLSSFLNN